Proteins encoded together in one Kitasatospora albolonga window:
- a CDS encoding DNA-binding protein produces the protein MDRGLGFTEMFELPVAVDLRTAARALGVHPTTAYRLIRRGQFPCPVLRLGGRYRVPTAELMRVLGIEERPLYDVDPDEDDEGPDGPHTLF, from the coding sequence ATGGACAGGGGGCTCGGTTTCACCGAGATGTTCGAACTGCCCGTGGCGGTGGATCTGCGGACGGCGGCCCGCGCGCTCGGGGTGCACCCGACGACCGCGTACCGGCTGATCCGCAGGGGCCAGTTCCCCTGCCCCGTCCTCCGCCTCGGCGGCAGGTACCGCGTTCCGACCGCCGAGTTGATGCGCGTGCTGGGGATCGAGGAACGGCCCCTGTACGACGTCGACCCCGATGAGGACGATGAGGGCCCGGACGGGCCGCACACGCTCTTCTGA
- a CDS encoding arabinose ABC transporter permease: MTALLTCAMAFSMMQLFLIGALGPRMVGALDLSPAVLGLTATVGFGTAAVLSPSGGRMVDRIGPRRTLVFLFLVSALALALIGAAPGAGLLLGAVALGGIPQALANPATNKAILATVRPDRRGAVTGLKQSGVQLGAFAAGLPLAALAGGVGWRGAVWTAAGVALLAGVWAFRALPADPPAASAAPAPASYVPRGMVAWLAGFSLFLGAGIASVNTYLALYGVDRLGMGPTLAGGLVAVLGVAGVLGRIGWSKVAGPGRAEWLLGLLACGAVGAVALLAGGALAVPLVWAGAVAIGVFAVSGNAVSMVLVMQRAVPGRAGTDSALVAAGFFAGFAVGPPLFGLLAGDGRYGAGWSLVAAEFAVAGAVAFLWCVRDRRARAGRAA, translated from the coding sequence GTGACCGCCCTGCTCACCTGCGCCATGGCGTTCTCGATGATGCAGTTGTTCCTCATCGGTGCCCTGGGGCCGCGCATGGTCGGGGCGCTGGACCTCTCGCCCGCCGTCCTGGGGCTGACGGCCACGGTCGGTTTCGGGACGGCCGCCGTGCTCTCCCCGAGCGGGGGCCGGATGGTGGACCGTATCGGGCCCCGGCGCACGCTGGTGTTCCTGTTCCTGGTCTCCGCCCTCGCCCTCGCGCTCATCGGGGCCGCTCCCGGTGCGGGGCTGCTGCTGGGGGCCGTCGCGCTGGGGGGAATTCCGCAGGCCCTGGCCAACCCGGCCACCAACAAGGCGATCCTGGCCACGGTCCGGCCGGACCGGCGGGGTGCGGTGACCGGGCTCAAGCAGTCCGGTGTGCAGCTGGGGGCGTTCGCCGCCGGGCTCCCGCTGGCCGCGCTCGCCGGTGGGGTCGGCTGGCGCGGTGCCGTGTGGACCGCTGCCGGGGTGGCCCTGCTCGCCGGGGTGTGGGCGTTCCGCGCGCTGCCCGCGGACCCGCCCGCGGCGTCGGCCGCGCCCGCCCCGGCCTCGTACGTCCCGCGGGGCATGGTGGCCTGGCTGGCGGGGTTCTCCCTGTTCCTGGGAGCCGGTATCGCCTCCGTCAACACCTACCTGGCCCTGTACGGGGTGGACCGTCTGGGGATGGGCCCCACCCTGGCCGGTGGTCTCGTCGCCGTCCTCGGGGTGGCGGGCGTCCTCGGGCGGATCGGCTGGTCGAAGGTGGCCGGCCCGGGGCGGGCCGAGTGGCTCCTGGGGCTGCTGGCCTGTGGTGCGGTCGGTGCGGTGGCCCTGCTGGCGGGCGGGGCCCTCGCGGTGCCGCTGGTGTGGGCCGGGGCCGTCGCCATCGGGGTGTTCGCGGTCTCCGGCAACGCCGTATCGATGGTGCTGGTCATGCAGCGTGCCGTGCCCGGCCGGGCAGGGACGGACTCGGCGCTCGTCGCGGCGGGGTTCTTCGCCGGGTTCGCCGTGGGGCCGCCCCTGTTCGGCCTGCTCGCGGGGGACGGCCGGTACGGGGCGGGCTGGTCGCTCGTCGCGGCGGAGTTCGCCGTGGCCGGAGCGGTCGCCTTCCTCTGGTGCGTACGGGACCGGCGTGCGCGGGCGGGTAGGGCGGCATGA
- a CDS encoding sugar ABC transporter permease, which translates to MTADAWAGRALAAVIGRVTVTEAEVGERFPLYADPGDGRWTTTGRGSWTGGFWAGLLWLRARGTRTEADRLAAARCTARLAPWATADTATRGLILWYATAPAFDTEEAAALRGAAGRACLASYDPGPGIVPWGAAFGGPRLLARADGVPGLVPLLARAGGEGPAVAAAHLHRHLGLFLGEEHEERSGSGVRPRPAWRFDAATGWRPCPDPAPGWSRGEAWMLLAVADALLCPEVAGRRPERLTLAAERLLTRTEALTGRLVPPAHVSPPQPVLDTSAAAITAVALLKLARTGVPRAALCSLRARAVLKRLAEDHLTGPGPGRPAGMLLDGCYDAAKGVAVRHELIWGDFFLALGLAALDGLVDITHV; encoded by the coding sequence ATGACCGCCGACGCCTGGGCGGGCCGTGCCCTCGCCGCCGTCATCGGCCGGGTCACGGTGACCGAGGCCGAGGTCGGCGAGCGCTTCCCGTTGTACGCCGACCCCGGTGACGGGCGGTGGACGACGACCGGCCGGGGCTCGTGGACCGGTGGCTTCTGGGCCGGACTGCTGTGGCTGCGGGCCCGCGGTACGCGCACGGAGGCGGACCGGCTCGCCGCTGCCCGGTGCACCGCCCGCCTGGCGCCCTGGGCGACCGCCGACACCGCCACCCGGGGGCTGATCCTCTGGTACGCGACGGCTCCTGCCTTCGATACGGAGGAAGCCGCCGCGCTCCGGGGAGCGGCGGGCCGGGCCTGCCTCGCTTCGTACGACCCCGGGCCCGGGATCGTGCCCTGGGGTGCGGCGTTCGGCGGGCCCCGGCTGCTGGCCCGGGCCGACGGCGTACCGGGTCTGGTGCCGCTCCTGGCCCGGGCCGGTGGCGAGGGACCGGCCGTGGCGGCGGCCCATCTGCACCGGCACCTCGGCCTCTTCCTGGGCGAGGAGCACGAGGAGCGTTCCGGCAGCGGTGTCCGGCCCCGGCCCGCCTGGCGGTTCGACGCGGCGACGGGGTGGCGCCCCTGCCCGGACCCCGCACCGGGCTGGAGCAGGGGCGAGGCGTGGATGCTGCTGGCCGTGGCCGACGCGCTGCTCTGCCCGGAGGTGGCCGGGCGGCGGCCGGAGCGGCTCACCCTCGCCGCCGAGCGGCTGCTGACCCGGACGGAGGCGCTGACCGGGCGACTTGTCCCGCCCGCTCATGTGTCCCCGCCGCAGCCGGTGCTGGACACCTCGGCCGCCGCGATCACCGCCGTCGCGCTGCTCAAGCTGGCGCGTACCGGGGTGCCCCGGGCCGCGCTGTGTTCGCTCCGGGCCCGGGCGGTCCTGAAGCGTCTCGCCGAGGACCATCTCACCGGGCCGGGCCCCGGGCGTCCGGCGGGCATGCTCCTGGACGGCTGCTACGACGCCGCCAAGGGCGTCGCGGTGCGCCATGAACTGATCTGGGGCGACTTCTTCCTGGCCCTCGGGCTGGCCGCGCTCGACGGGCTGGTCGACATCACCCACGTATAG
- a CDS encoding acyl-CoA dehydrogenase, which produces MKNAAIAPIGPDQPEVGEAELRERIAAFVRTRVIPAEPVLDAGGGEAAAALAELRAAARAAGLWALPLPAELGGGGLSFRAYAALAEAEGASDHGPAALGSAALLDVTMLTRHGSPRVREKYLEGLVSGGLRSCYAMTEPGVPGTAPLLTGTRAEARTDGNWLVSGRKWFTSGAADADLVTVLARTGGTAPDRDGLALFVVPTGSPGFRVVRELPVLGATGQYEIELDRVLVPADHLLGAGGDALAIAGERLALGRTLRCLRWLGQAQRAFDLMCERAATHGGSRGPLAGHQLVQQHVFDALLALRTTRPLVHEAVALIAAGEDARTEVGLAKVAAARMLQRVTDSAIQVHGAAGLGPDTALPSLFRGGRAARILDGPDELHITSVAARVLRGYSPGNNSPIRG; this is translated from the coding sequence ATGAAGAATGCGGCCATCGCCCCCATCGGCCCGGATCAACCAGAAGTGGGTGAAGCCGAGTTGAGGGAGCGGATCGCCGCCTTCGTCCGTACCCGGGTGATCCCCGCCGAGCCGGTGCTCGACGCGGGAGGAGGCGAGGCGGCGGCCGCCCTGGCGGAGCTGCGGGCGGCGGCACGCGCCGCCGGACTGTGGGCCCTGCCGCTCCCCGCGGAGCTGGGCGGCGGCGGCCTGTCCTTCCGTGCGTACGCGGCGCTCGCCGAGGCCGAGGGGGCCAGCGACCACGGCCCCGCCGCGCTGGGCTCCGCCGCGCTGCTCGACGTCACCATGCTGACCCGCCACGGCTCCCCCCGGGTACGCGAGAAGTATCTGGAGGGACTGGTCTCGGGCGGACTGCGCAGCTGCTACGCGATGACGGAACCGGGGGTACCGGGCACCGCCCCGCTCCTCACCGGGACCCGGGCCGAGGCCCGTACCGACGGCAACTGGCTGGTCAGCGGCCGCAAATGGTTCACCTCCGGAGCGGCCGACGCCGACCTCGTCACCGTGCTGGCCCGCACCGGAGGAACGGCACCCGACCGTGACGGGCTGGCCCTGTTCGTCGTGCCGACCGGTTCACCCGGGTTCCGTGTCGTACGCGAACTCCCCGTGCTCGGGGCCACGGGCCAGTACGAGATCGAGCTCGACCGGGTCCTCGTCCCCGCCGACCACCTCCTCGGTGCGGGAGGCGACGCGCTGGCCATCGCGGGTGAACGGCTCGCGCTCGGCCGCACCCTGCGCTGTCTGCGCTGGCTCGGCCAGGCCCAGCGGGCTTTCGACCTCATGTGCGAACGGGCCGCCACCCACGGCGGATCGCGCGGGCCGCTCGCCGGCCACCAGCTGGTCCAGCAGCACGTCTTCGACGCGCTCCTCGCCCTGCGCACCACCCGTCCCCTGGTGCACGAGGCGGTGGCGCTGATCGCGGCGGGAGAGGACGCCCGTACGGAAGTGGGGCTGGCCAAGGTCGCCGCCGCCCGGATGCTCCAGCGGGTCACGGACTCCGCGATCCAGGTCCACGGGGCCGCCGGGCTCGGCCCCGACACCGCGCTGCCGTCCCTGTTCCGGGGCGGGCGGGCGGCCCGCATCCTGGACGGCCCGGACGAGCTGCACATCACCTCGGTGGCCGCCCGGGTCCTGCGCGGCTACAGCCCGGGAAACAATTCCCCTATACGTGGGTGA
- a CDS encoding CoA transferase — translation MAFPVTTQPVQPLDTLSFRTSGPPQLTEVVARHLRLLGADAEQAAGSGEAAGQDPSGRITLTGGGFDPAGAAVTWADPTSGLVDEATVQAATGIMAVHGRRDGSPRGLAVDYVATATAVLTVQGLLAGLLGQARGAGPAHLSVRADRAGLLAVSQYLAAAGADEGESTELAPGGPPFTSAEGVLFELETLDPEAWAAFWRALAAPADAMRAGWRPFQFRYATACAPFPEALHAVTRAHPLPRIRRAAADSGAEVCVLRTLAERAREADGSAPWSLRPLHRLTGQESYGKGAAPSSTRPLAGLTVLEAGRRIQAPLAAHLLGLLGAEIIRIEPPGGDPLRGMPPTCSGTSARWLALNRGKKAVEIDIKAAGDRRRLRELAAEADVFLHNWAPGKAAHLGLDADDLAPVNPALVYAYTSGWADRLQDAPMGTDFMVQARTGVGEAVRPEGEAPAPSLMTLLDVLGGLHGTEAVLAGLLLRERTGRGVRVDSSLLGAADTLTRPALRRAAAGGNARRPAGFRHPLPTADGWVAPSDASAPATSPYDLRELSTRDALALLRERGLTATAVTTDLSALHHDPRFPGAVSRDAHGAPAVPDPWSFV, via the coding sequence ATGGCGTTTCCCGTCACCACGCAGCCGGTCCAGCCGCTCGACACACTGAGTTTCCGCACGTCAGGACCCCCGCAGCTGACCGAAGTCGTGGCCCGGCACCTGAGACTGCTCGGCGCGGATGCGGAGCAGGCGGCGGGGTCCGGTGAGGCGGCCGGCCAGGACCCCTCGGGCCGTATCACGCTCACCGGCGGCGGCTTCGACCCGGCCGGGGCGGCCGTCACCTGGGCCGACCCCACGAGCGGGCTCGTCGACGAGGCGACCGTACAGGCCGCGACCGGCATCATGGCGGTGCACGGCCGACGCGACGGAAGCCCCCGGGGCCTGGCCGTCGACTACGTGGCGACGGCCACCGCCGTCCTCACCGTCCAGGGGCTGCTCGCCGGTCTGCTCGGCCAGGCCCGGGGCGCCGGGCCCGCGCACCTGAGCGTCCGGGCGGACCGGGCCGGGCTGCTCGCCGTCTCCCAGTACCTGGCGGCCGCCGGTGCCGACGAGGGCGAATCCACCGAACTCGCCCCGGGCGGACCGCCCTTCACCTCGGCCGAAGGCGTGCTGTTCGAGCTGGAGACCCTCGACCCGGAAGCCTGGGCCGCGTTCTGGCGGGCCCTGGCGGCCCCGGCCGACGCCATGCGGGCCGGGTGGCGGCCGTTCCAGTTCCGCTACGCCACCGCCTGCGCGCCCTTCCCCGAGGCCCTCCACGCCGTGACCCGGGCGCACCCCCTCCCGCGCATCCGGCGGGCGGCGGCGGACTCCGGTGCGGAGGTCTGCGTCCTGCGCACCCTGGCGGAGCGGGCCCGGGAAGCCGACGGCTCAGCCCCCTGGTCGCTGCGCCCGCTCCATCGCCTTACTGGACAGGAGAGTTACGGGAAGGGGGCCGCGCCCTCCTCCACCCGGCCGCTCGCCGGGCTGACCGTCCTGGAGGCGGGGCGGCGCATCCAGGCACCCCTGGCCGCCCACCTCCTCGGTCTGCTGGGGGCCGAGATCATCCGGATCGAGCCCCCGGGCGGCGATCCGCTGCGGGGCATGCCACCCACCTGCTCCGGGACATCGGCCCGCTGGCTCGCCCTCAACCGGGGCAAGAAGGCCGTGGAGATCGACATCAAGGCGGCGGGCGACCGGCGCCGCCTGCGGGAACTGGCCGCCGAAGCCGATGTCTTCCTGCACAACTGGGCTCCGGGCAAGGCCGCCCACCTCGGCCTCGACGCCGACGACCTCGCCCCCGTCAACCCCGCCCTGGTCTACGCCTACACCAGCGGCTGGGCCGACCGGCTCCAGGACGCCCCCATGGGCACCGACTTCATGGTGCAGGCCCGCACCGGGGTGGGCGAGGCGGTCCGGCCGGAGGGCGAGGCGCCCGCCCCGTCGCTGATGACCCTGCTCGATGTGCTCGGCGGGCTGCACGGCACCGAAGCCGTCCTCGCGGGACTGCTGCTCCGCGAACGCACCGGCCGTGGCGTGCGGGTGGACTCCTCGCTCCTCGGCGCCGCCGACACCCTGACCCGCCCCGCGCTCCGGCGGGCGGCCGCCGGGGGCAACGCCAGACGGCCCGCCGGGTTCCGCCATCCGCTGCCGACGGCCGACGGCTGGGTCGCCCCCTCCGACGCGAGCGCCCCGGCCACGTCCCCGTACGACCTGCGCGAGCTCTCCACCCGTGACGCCCTGGCCCTGCTGCGGGAGCGGGGCCTTACCGCCACGGCCGTCACCACCGACCTCTCCGCCCTCCACCACGACCCGCGCTTCCCGGGCGCCGTCAGCCGTGACGCGCACGGTGCCCCCGCCGTTCCCGACCCCTGGAGCTTCGTATGA
- a CDS encoding pentalenene synthase, translating to MTVALNDLLPAELRRSWVVDGTCPGLDLYSLFRARQIADLHRTAVLDAKGKLCYTALDRKVRCLATGLRDLGIREGDVVGVQLPNNRNAVIADLALAALGAVALPFPVGRGPKEAESLLGRAEAVAVIAPVDHRGSSHAADLLALSPRLPFLRDVVAVGPGTAPEGAVPWADLLRSDPGGFVPARPDPDSAVRILVSSGSEAEPKMIAYSHNALAGGRGNFLASLVPDGRPPRCLFLVPLASAFGSNGTAVTLARHGGTLVLLDHFTPEAALAAVREHEPTHVLGVPTAVRMMLERLDGAGERLPSPTALVLGGAPLDEITARAAAEVFGCPVVNLYGSADGVNCHTGLGSTVPPTSASGIVAGRPDPRVAEIRIAAPVTHEPLPDGEIGEIVSRGPMTPLCYVGAPDLDARYRTPDGWVRTGDLGRLDADGVLHVVGRLKDIVIRGGANISPAEVERELRSHPQVRDVLCVGVPDPLMGERLAACVVARGPQAPTLDVLGDHLTARGLERRKHPERLLVVGELPLTPAGKPDRAALRERLAGSSRAGVPEDAPLTQAG from the coding sequence ATGACCGTCGCCCTGAACGATCTGCTGCCCGCCGAACTCCGCCGGTCCTGGGTGGTCGACGGAACCTGCCCCGGACTCGACCTCTACAGCCTCTTCCGGGCCCGCCAGATCGCCGACCTGCACCGCACGGCCGTCCTGGACGCCAAGGGCAAGCTCTGTTACACCGCCCTGGACCGCAAGGTCCGATGTCTGGCCACCGGGCTGAGAGACCTCGGCATACGCGAGGGCGATGTGGTCGGCGTGCAGCTGCCGAACAACCGGAACGCCGTCATCGCCGATCTGGCCCTGGCCGCCCTCGGTGCCGTCGCCCTCCCCTTCCCCGTGGGCCGGGGTCCGAAGGAGGCGGAGTCGCTGCTCGGCCGGGCCGAGGCCGTCGCCGTCATCGCCCCGGTCGACCACCGCGGCTCCTCCCACGCGGCCGACCTGCTGGCCCTCTCCCCGCGCTTGCCCTTCCTCCGGGATGTGGTGGCGGTCGGGCCCGGCACCGCACCCGAGGGGGCGGTCCCCTGGGCGGATCTCCTGCGGAGCGACCCCGGGGGGTTCGTCCCCGCCCGTCCCGACCCCGACAGCGCCGTACGCATCCTGGTCTCCTCCGGCTCCGAGGCCGAGCCGAAGATGATCGCCTACTCGCACAACGCGCTGGCGGGCGGGCGCGGGAACTTCCTCGCCTCGCTCGTCCCCGACGGAAGACCGCCGCGCTGCCTCTTCCTCGTCCCCCTCGCCTCCGCCTTCGGCTCCAACGGCACCGCCGTCACCCTCGCCCGGCACGGCGGCACCCTGGTCCTGCTCGACCACTTCACGCCCGAGGCCGCGCTCGCGGCGGTCCGTGAGCACGAGCCGACCCATGTCCTCGGGGTGCCCACGGCGGTCCGCATGATGCTGGAGCGGCTGGACGGGGCGGGCGAACGGCTGCCGTCCCCCACCGCGCTGGTCCTGGGTGGCGCCCCGCTCGACGAGATCACCGCCCGCGCCGCCGCCGAGGTCTTCGGCTGCCCCGTGGTCAACCTCTACGGCTCCGCCGACGGCGTCAACTGCCATACGGGACTGGGCAGTACGGTTCCACCGACCAGCGCGTCGGGGATCGTGGCGGGCCGCCCCGACCCCCGGGTCGCCGAGATCCGTATCGCCGCCCCCGTGACCCACGAGCCCCTGCCCGACGGGGAGATCGGCGAGATCGTCTCCCGGGGGCCCATGACACCGCTGTGCTACGTGGGCGCCCCCGACCTCGACGCCCGCTACCGCACCCCCGACGGCTGGGTGCGCACCGGAGACCTCGGCCGTCTCGACGCCGACGGGGTCCTGCATGTCGTCGGACGGCTGAAGGACATCGTGATACGCGGCGGTGCCAACATCAGCCCGGCCGAGGTCGAACGCGAACTCCGCTCCCACCCGCAGGTCCGCGATGTGCTGTGCGTGGGCGTCCCTGATCCCCTGATGGGCGAGCGGCTGGCGGCCTGTGTGGTCGCGCGGGGCCCGCAGGCCCCGACGCTGGACGTCCTGGGCGACCATCTGACGGCCCGGGGTCTTGAGCGGCGCAAACACCCCGAACGGCTGCTCGTGGTAGGGGAGTTGCCCCTCACGCCCGCGGGCAAGCCGGACCGGGCCGCCCTGAGGGAACGGCTGGCGGGGAGCTCTCGGGCCGGCGTTCCCGAGGACGCGCCGCTCACCCAGGCGGGATGA
- a CDS encoding ABC transporter substrate-binding protein, translated as MARTRVRITSLLALSAALGLVTGCGDSGDPKNSDTPGGAKGKPVVVVTTTWEGAFAKAAGAEDIKVIVPQSVHHAPDYDPKPSDLAAVAAADFVLYAPFEPYAAKIKEAAGSGAELVEVNLDNDPAKVTAEVERLGALFGTEDAATKWKAGFETEYDRLNKDVRAAWPGGKAPSAVSQVFTVWAAELAGATVAGTYGPEAVTPAQLAELSAKKPDLVLDNAHMSTGTVLPDSGAEQVGIVNYPGDELDLLAVYRDAAAGLKKAMGAS; from the coding sequence ATGGCGCGCACCCGCGTCCGTATCACTTCCCTCCTCGCACTGAGCGCGGCACTCGGACTCGTCACCGGCTGCGGAGACAGCGGCGACCCCAAGAACTCCGACACCCCGGGCGGCGCGAAGGGCAAGCCCGTGGTGGTCGTGACCACCACCTGGGAAGGCGCGTTCGCGAAGGCCGCCGGGGCCGAGGACATCAAGGTCATCGTGCCGCAGTCCGTCCACCACGCCCCGGACTACGACCCCAAGCCCTCCGACCTCGCCGCCGTCGCGGCGGCGGACTTCGTGCTGTACGCGCCCTTCGAACCGTACGCGGCGAAGATCAAGGAGGCGGCGGGCTCCGGGGCGGAGCTGGTCGAGGTCAACCTCGACAACGATCCCGCCAAGGTCACGGCGGAGGTCGAGAGACTCGGAGCCCTCTTCGGTACGGAGGACGCCGCGACGAAGTGGAAGGCCGGGTTCGAGACCGAGTACGACCGGCTGAACAAGGACGTCCGGGCCGCGTGGCCGGGCGGCAAGGCCCCCTCCGCCGTCTCCCAGGTCTTCACCGTCTGGGCCGCGGAGCTCGCGGGGGCCACTGTGGCGGGGACGTACGGGCCGGAGGCGGTGACACCGGCTCAGCTCGCCGAACTCTCCGCGAAGAAGCCGGACCTGGTGCTGGACAACGCCCATATGTCGACCGGGACCGTGCTGCCGGACTCCGGCGCCGAGCAGGTCGGGATCGTCAACTACCCGGGCGACGAACTGGACCTGCTGGCCGTCTACCGTGACGCGGCGGCCGGGCTGAAGAAGGCCATGGGCGCCTCCTGA
- a CDS encoding ABC transporter, with translation MPVQRAGLALLLAAVGLPVIGVVIVGLDIMPVRFAMMHVALFGIAVGLLTGLDPMLCALVACALAGASVAPLARTPDGLSGAMGLLMSLAIAAALLLLAVSGVNASGAFALLWGSILSVSTSDLVVLGALAVAVPGLFWWRRRDIGLLLHDRELAQCSGVPVRALTAVLLVLVAVAVAGAIKLTGALLVDALTLLPALAARRLGTSLKSITFWAIGIGVVVNTTGFLLALWLDWPPGPVLVLTAGAVVLAVHFIPERRISSWRAPASVSLPSSH, from the coding sequence ATGCCCGTCCAGCGGGCCGGTCTCGCCCTGCTCCTCGCGGCGGTCGGACTGCCCGTCATCGGGGTGGTCATCGTCGGGCTCGACATCATGCCGGTCCGGTTCGCGATGATGCACGTGGCCCTGTTCGGCATCGCGGTCGGGCTGCTCACCGGTCTGGACCCGATGCTCTGCGCTCTCGTCGCCTGTGCGCTCGCCGGGGCCTCGGTCGCCCCGCTCGCCCGTACCCCGGACGGGCTGTCCGGGGCCATGGGGCTGCTGATGAGCCTGGCCATCGCCGCCGCGCTGCTGCTGCTCGCCGTCTCGGGGGTCAACGCGTCCGGGGCCTTCGCCCTGCTGTGGGGGTCGATCCTCTCCGTCTCGACGTCCGACCTCGTCGTGCTCGGCGCGCTGGCCGTCGCCGTACCCGGACTGTTCTGGTGGCGGCGGCGCGACATCGGCCTGCTCCTCCACGACCGCGAGCTCGCCCAGTGCTCCGGGGTCCCCGTCCGCGCGCTGACCGCGGTCCTCCTCGTCCTCGTCGCGGTCGCGGTCGCCGGGGCGATCAAGCTCACCGGTGCCCTCCTCGTCGACGCGCTGACGCTGCTGCCCGCGCTCGCCGCCCGTCGGCTGGGCACCTCACTGAAGTCGATCACCTTCTGGGCGATCGGTATCGGGGTCGTCGTCAACACGACCGGCTTCCTGCTGGCCCTGTGGCTGGACTGGCCGCCCGGCCCCGTACTCGTCCTGACGGCGGGGGCCGTGGTCCTCGCCGTGCACTTCATACCCGAACGGAGAATCAGCTCATGGCGCGCACCCGCGTCCGTATCACTTCCCTCCTCGCACTGA
- a CDS encoding ABC transporter, translating into MGGLDVRMRGVGCRHGRVEAVSEVDLEIAAGERVALTGTNGSGKTTLLRAVLGLHRQVTGSIAVGGRETGSPAEWAWRRRACAWIPQKPAAGRFPLLGAELLASSTAPVEAGEAASRLGVGELAGRPLHTLSGGQLQRMYLARAIGCVAAGAQVLLADEPTAALDFDGQEEAADVLTSLPVTLVVVTHDRALADRCDRVLEMAAGRLREVR; encoded by the coding sequence ATGGGCGGGCTGGATGTACGCATGCGGGGGGTGGGCTGCCGGCACGGGCGTGTCGAGGCGGTGTCCGAGGTCGATCTGGAGATCGCCGCCGGTGAGCGGGTGGCGCTGACCGGCACCAACGGCTCCGGCAAGACCACCCTGCTGCGTGCGGTGCTCGGCCTGCACCGCCAGGTGACCGGCTCGATCGCGGTCGGCGGCCGGGAGACCGGCTCCCCCGCCGAGTGGGCCTGGCGGCGCCGGGCCTGCGCCTGGATTCCGCAGAAACCGGCGGCGGGGCGGTTCCCCCTCCTCGGCGCCGAGTTGCTCGCCAGCAGTACGGCGCCGGTGGAGGCGGGCGAGGCCGCCTCCCGGCTCGGCGTCGGGGAGCTGGCCGGGCGCCCTCTGCACACGCTCTCCGGCGGCCAGCTCCAGCGGATGTACCTGGCCCGGGCGATCGGCTGCGTCGCGGCGGGCGCACAGGTCCTGCTCGCCGACGAGCCCACCGCCGCCCTGGACTTCGACGGCCAGGAGGAGGCCGCGGACGTTCTCACCTCGCTGCCCGTCACCCTGGTCGTGGTGACCCACGACCGGGCCCTGGCGGACCGCTGCGACCGCGTCCTGGAGATGGCGGCGGGCCGACTGCGGGAGGTCCGGTGA
- a CDS encoding chitin-binding protein, which produces MSSARRRLAAASVVASAATLMTLTPTPASAHGSVFGPVSRVSACFAEGPEAPKSQVCKDLVADSGTQPLYDWNEVNIANADGRHQEIIPDGKLCSANREKYRALDWARTDWPATAVAAGSYDFNVRVTAPHLGTMTMYITKEGFDPTQPLKWSDLDPTPVGTYATPRTSDNGYYNFTGALPDRTGRHIVYKVWQRHDSPEAFYGCSDVTFGTAAAAKAKAPTEGKIEAGTERSSVSHHGHGGDEQPPALVSASSQPAGSPLASSMAWAGGAALFAVGALLFGRNRRRES; this is translated from the coding sequence ATGTCCTCTGCCCGGCGCCGCCTCGCCGCAGCCTCCGTAGTCGCGTCCGCCGCGACCCTGATGACCCTGACGCCTACGCCCGCGAGCGCGCACGGCTCCGTCTTCGGCCCGGTCAGCCGGGTGAGCGCCTGCTTCGCCGAGGGCCCGGAGGCCCCGAAGTCCCAGGTCTGCAAGGACCTGGTGGCCGATTCGGGGACCCAGCCGCTCTACGACTGGAACGAGGTGAACATCGCCAACGCCGACGGCAGACACCAGGAGATCATTCCCGACGGCAAGCTCTGTTCCGCCAACCGCGAGAAGTACCGCGCCCTGGACTGGGCCCGCACCGACTGGCCCGCCACGGCCGTGGCCGCGGGCTCCTACGACTTCAACGTGCGCGTCACCGCACCCCACTTGGGCACGATGACGATGTACATCACCAAGGAGGGCTTCGACCCGACGCAGCCGCTGAAGTGGTCGGACCTGGACCCGACGCCGGTGGGCACCTACGCCACTCCCCGTACCAGCGACAACGGTTACTACAACTTCACCGGCGCCCTCCCCGACCGTACGGGCCGCCACATCGTCTACAAGGTCTGGCAGCGCCACGACAGCCCCGAGGCGTTCTACGGCTGCTCCGACGTCACCTTCGGCACGGCCGCCGCGGCCAAGGCCAAGGCTCCGACCGAGGGCAAGATCGAGGCGGGCACGGAGCGGTCGTCCGTCAGCCACCACGGCCACGGCGGCGACGAGCAGCCGCCCGCACTGGTCTCCGCCTCCTCGCAGCCCGCCGGCTCCCCGCTGGCGAGCAGCATGGCCTGGGCCGGGGGCGCCGCCCTCTTCGCGGTGGGCGCCCTCCTCTTCGGCCGCAACCGCCGCCGGGAGAGCTGA